The proteins below are encoded in one region of Populus alba chromosome 2, ASM523922v2, whole genome shotgun sequence:
- the LOC118035797 gene encoding uncharacterized protein — protein sequence MIKTLSPCSNTAKTAEIMSRYRPIAPRPEGSASSMDESSSMSQKIRESPYLRTLWPQMQARPTRTRKRGRAVVSPPNIKRPRTHLLGLSSPSHVTSPAKHLSLQGFVHGIPQLPVPNLVGVHSGLENAVTMSSNLVTLPLLQSPTTVTVVANEAAVPELSCLEPNRDKVIDLNTVAEFPEEKDLLQQLQVPHTNHVIAPQPVRLVGSSISIACISEDPSFIPLVRVPKKPEEVEEEVESEVLPTVISDSNNKVRLANSAYKEMVGQPECSWLDSMMTGDGSFAGKSCKRICGEVELHLSDLRVPASSNGFSCWVRIEWCNKGTKNVIITFCDVIRLSCASKDYLFSWRFHTRGRKDFQSKTNA from the coding sequence ATGATCAAGACCCTGAGCCCTTGCTCCAACACAGCAAAAACAGCTGAAATTATGTCGAGGTATAGGCCGATAGCTCCAAGGCCTGAGGGTTCTGCGAGTTCAATGGATGAGAGTTCATCCATGTCTCAGAAAATCCGAGAATCTCCTTATTTAAGGACCCTTTGGCCACAAATGCAGGCTAGACCTACCAGAACCAGGAAGAGAGGTAGAGCTGTCGTATCACCACCTAACATCAAAAGGCCAAGAACCCATTTGCTAGGCCTTTCTTCTCCTAGTCATGTAACATCCCCAGCCAAACATCTCTCCTTGCAGGGTTTTGTTCATGGCATTCCCCAGCTTCCTGTTCCAAACCTGGTTGGGGTCCATAGCGGCTTGGAAAATGCAGTTACTATGTCATCAAATCTAGTAACACTTCCACTTCTTCAGAGTCCTACAACAGTAACTGTTGTTGCAAACGAAGCAGCAGTTCCTGAGCTTAGTTGCCTGGAACCAAATAGAGACAAGGTCATAGATTTAAACACCGTGGCTGAATTTCCGGAAGAGAAGGATCTCCTACAACAATTACAGGTACCTCACACCAACCATGTTATAGCACCTCAACCGGTTCGACTGGTAGGCTCAAGCATAAGTATAGCCTGCATCAGTGAAGACCCAAGCTTCATTCCACTGGTGAGAGTTCCAAAGAAGCCAGAGGAAGTCGAGGAAGAAGTTGAGTCTGAGGTCTTGCCAACAGTGATATCTGATTCCAACAACAAAGTGAGGCTAGCAAATTCTGCTTACAAAGAAATGGTGGGTCAGCCAGAATGTTCCTGGCTTGACTCGATGATGACTGGCGATGGAAGTTTTGCAGGCAAGTCATGCAAGAGGATATGTGGGGAGGTGGAGCTTCACCTTTCTGATTTAAGAGTGCCAGCATCTTCAAATGGGTTTTCATGCTGGGTGAGGATAGAATGGTGCAACAAGGGGACAAAGAATGTGATCATTACTTTCTGTGATGTTATCAGATTATCCTGCGCGTCCAAGGATTACCTCTTTAGTTGGAGGTTCCACACTCGTGGCAGAAAGGATTTTCAGTCCAAAACCAACGCTTGA
- the LOC118035799 gene encoding NADH dehydrogenase [ubiquinone] iron-sulfur protein 4, mitochondrial, with the protein MASSRVLNLTRAHRLSLLSSRRWLSSSALVEVNPGEIGMISGIPEQHLRRRVIIYSPARTATQQGSGKVGRWKINFLSTQKWENPLMGWTSTGDPYANVGEAGLSFDSEEAAKAFAEKHGWEYEVKKRHTPLLKPKSYADNFKWKGPAI; encoded by the exons ATGGCGAGTTCTCGTGTTCTAAATCTTACTAGAGCTCATCGATTGTCCCTTTTATCTTCACGAAGATGGTTATCTTCATCCGCCTTGGTTGAGGTCAATCCCGGGGAGATCGGCATGATCTCTGGCATTCCGGAGCAACACCTTCGTAGAAGG GTAATAATCTATTCACCTGCTCGAACGGCAACACAACAGGGCTCAGGGAAAGTTGGGAGATGGAAAATTAATTTCCTGTCTACACAAAA GTGGGAAAATCCTTTGATGGGCTGGACTTCTACGGGAGATCCATATGCCAATGTAGGTGAGGCAGGGCTCAGTTTTGACAGTGAAGAAGCTGCAAAGGCATTTGCTGAGAAACATGGTTGGGAATATGAG GTCAAGAAACGTCACACCCCTCTTCTAAAG CCTAAATCGTACGCTGACAATTTCAAGTGGAAGGGCCCAGCAATTTAA